Proteins encoded by one window of Agelaius phoeniceus isolate bAgePho1 chromosome 5, bAgePho1.hap1, whole genome shotgun sequence:
- the PPP6R2 gene encoding serine/threonine-protein phosphatase 6 regulatory subunit 2 isoform X1: MFWKFDLNTTSHVDKLLDKEDVTLEELMDEDDVLQECKAQNRRLLDFLCQQHCMEQLVTLITHEPPVDMDEKVRFKYPNTACELLTSDVPQINDKLGGDETLLNILYDFLDHEPPLNPLLASFFSKTIGNLIARKTEQVISFLRKKDKFLSLVLKHIDTSAMMDLLLRLISCVEPTALRQDVLNWLNEARIIQRLVELIHSSQDEDRQSNASQTLCDIIRLSRDQSTQLQDVPEPDPLLTALESQECVEQLLRNMFDGEQSETCIVNGTQVLLTLLETRRSGVEGLMDSYTQGFERSYTVNSSILHGIEPRLKDFHQLLLCPPKKPAILTTLGVLEEPLGNARLHGSRLIAALLHANTPSINHELCRLGTMDLLLDLFFKYTWNNFLHFQVELSIAAILSHSVQEGKPSPGEPGSKEEAPSGSAAPEPAEPAERTQPPAGATENVMVTHLFQKCCLVQRILDAWEANDKIQAEGGRRRGNMGHLTRIANAVVHNMEKGPMQAQISDFIKELPEDCRGRWESFVEETLTETNRRNTVDLVSTHHLHSSSEDEDIESAFPNELTLQQAFSEYQIQQMTANFVDQFGFNDEEFADQDDNINAPFDRIAEINFNIDADDDSPNASLFEACCNERIQQFDDNEEEEDIWEEKDISYATQVKSRTRFGASQTSESSKSDLENGDHDGSVDSEEEEERPPPPSPHKGSTPEQKDSDSCQGAGWTAVFEPAGPTPPVAMDVGSSVWDSAAPQSSAPEEKGWAKFTDFQPFCCSESGPRCSSPVDTESGGTDGTPAQGQDKNSSTAASPCVWNACGTRKAPLVALDSSSSGSSESDDDDDDKAKAGTESTATAQEPSKDRAAPSSGSDGKAPETLPAADAPRARNSAATHTDGHQRVATAVTTATETATRDRSDEALPCAEATLNGPA, encoded by the exons ATGTTCTGGAAGTTTGATTTGAACACAACGTCACACGTGGACAAGCTGCTGGACAAGGAGGATGTGACCCTGGAGGAGCTGATGGACGAGGATGACGTCCTGCAGGAATGCAAGGCCCAGAACCGGCGGCTGCTGGActtcctgtgccagcagcactgcatgGAGCAGCTGgtcaccctcatcacccacgaGCCCCCCGTGGACATGGACGAGAAGGTCCGATTCAA GTATCCCAACACGGCCTGCGAGCTGCTGACCTCGGACGTGCCGCAGATCAACGACAAACTGGGTGGGGACGAGACCCTGCTCAACATCCTCTACGACTTCCTGGACCACGAGccccccctgaaccccctccTCGCCAGCTTCTTCAGCAAGACCATCGGGAACCTCATTGCACGGAAAACAGAACAG GTGATCTCATTTTtgaggaaaaaggacaagttccTGAGCCTGGTGCTAAAGCACATCGACACCTCTGCCATGATGGACCTGCTGCTGCGCCTCATCAGCTGCGTGGAGCCCACGGCGCTGCGCCAGGACGTGCTCAAC TGGCTGAATGAAGCCAGGATTATCCAGAGACTCGTGGAGCTGATCCATTCGAGCCAGGATGAGGAT AGGCAATCCAACGCTTCCCAGACCCTGTGTGACATCATCAGGCTGAGCAGAGACCAGAGCACTCAGCTCCAGGATGTCCCGGAGCCAGATCCACTTCTCACAGCACTGGAATC gcaggAGTGCgtggagcagctcctcaggaacATGTTCGACGGGGAGCAGAGCGAGACCTGCATCGTCAACGGAACCCAGGTGCTCCTGACGCTGCTGGAAACGCGGCGCTCCGG AGTGGAAGGCCTGATGGACTCGTACACTCAGGGATTCGAGAGGTCTTACACTGTCAACAGCAGCATCTTACACGGCATCGAGCCCCGGCTCAAGGACttccaccagctgctgctgtgcccgcCCAAG aAACCGGCGATCCTGACCACGCTGGGGGTGCTGGAGGAGCCGCTGGGGAACGCGCGGCTGCACGGCTCGCGGCTGATCGCGGCGCTGCTGCACGCCAACACGCCCAGCATCAACCACGAGCTCTGCCGGCTCGGCACCATGGACTTGTTACTT gatttattttttaaatacacgTGGAATAACTTTTTGCATTTCCAAGTGGAGCTGTCCATAGCAGCCATCCTGTCCCACTCGGTGCAGGAGGGGAAGCCCAGCCCGGGGGAGCCGGGCAGCAAAGAGGAGGCTCCGAGCGGGAGCGCGGCCCCGGAGCCCGCGGAGCCCGCGGAGCGCACACAGCCCCCTGCCGGAGCCACCGAGAACGTCATGGTCACCCAC CTGTTCCAGAAGTGCTGCCTGGTGCAGAGGATATTGGACGCCTGGGAAGCCAATGACAAAATCCA GGCAGAGGGcggcaggaggagagggaacatGGGGCACCTGACCCGCATCGCCAACGCCGTGGTGCACAACATGGAGAAGGGGCCCATGCAGGCCCAGATCAGTGACTTCATCAAAG AGTTGCCTGAGGACTGCAGGGGCAGGTGGGAGAGTTTTGTGGAGGAGACGCTGACGGAGACAAACCGGAGAAACACGGTGGATTTG GTGAGCACCCACCACCTGCATTCCTCCAGCGAGGATGAGGACATTGAAAGTGCTTTTCCAAATGAGCTCACTCTCCAGCAG GCCTTCTCTGAGTACCAGATCCAGCAGATGACAGCCAATTTCGTGGATCAGTTTGGCTTCAATGACGAGGAGTTTGCAGACCAGGATGACAACATCAA cgCTCCCTTCGACCGCATCGCCGAGATCAACTTCAACATCGATGCCGACGACGACAGC CCCAATGCCTCCCTGTTCGAGGCCTGCTGCAACGAGCGCATCCAGCAGTTCGACGAcaacgaggaggaggaggatatctgggaggagaaggacaTCTCCTATGCCACCCAGGTCAAGTCCAGGACACG GTTTGGAGCCTCACAGACGTCAGAGAGCTCCAAGAGTGACCTGGAGAATGGGGACCACGACGGCAGCGTGgactcagaggaggaggaggagcggcCACCACCGCCCTCCCCACACAAGGgcagcaccccagagcagaaGGACTCAGACTCCTGCCAAG GGGCTGGCTGGACGGCCGTGTTCGAGCCCGCGGGCCCCACGCCGCCCGTGGCCATGGACGTGGGCTCCAGCGTGTGGGACTCGGCCGCCCCGCAGAGCAGCGCCCCGGAGGAGAAGGGCTGGGCCAAGTTCACAGACTTCCAGCCTTTCTGCTG ctccgAGTCCGGCCCTCGCTGCAGCTCCCCCGTGGACACCGAGAGTGGCGGCACCGACGGGACCCCGGCGCAGGGCCAGGACAAGAACT ccagcactgctgcctctcCCTGTGTGTGGAACGCGTGTGGGACACGGAAGGCACCGCTGGTGGCCTTGGACAGCAGCTCCTCGGGCAGCTCCGAGAGCGACGATGACGACGACGACAAGGCCAAGGCTGGCACGGAATCCACAGCCACGGCACAGGAGCCCAGCAAGGACAGGGCAGCTCcctccag TGGCTCTGACGGAAAGGCTCCGGAGACGCTTCCCGCGGCTGACGCCCCCCGTGCCCGGAACAGCGCGGCCACGCACACGGACGGGCACCAGAGAGTGGCCACTGCTGTCACAACTGCCACAGAAACGGCCACGAGAGACAG gagtgACGAGGCCTTGCCCTGCGCCGAAGCCACGTTGAACGGCCCCGCTTGA
- the PPP6R2 gene encoding serine/threonine-protein phosphatase 6 regulatory subunit 2 isoform X2 produces MFWKFDLNTTSHVDKLLDKEDVTLEELMDEDDVLQECKAQNRRLLDFLCQQHCMEQLVTLITHEPPVDMDEKVRFKYPNTACELLTSDVPQINDKLGGDETLLNILYDFLDHEPPLNPLLASFFSKTIGNLIARKTEQVISFLRKKDKFLSLVLKHIDTSAMMDLLLRLISCVEPTALRQDVLNRQSNASQTLCDIIRLSRDQSTQLQDVPEPDPLLTALESQECVEQLLRNMFDGEQSETCIVNGTQVLLTLLETRRSGVEGLMDSYTQGFERSYTVNSSILHGIEPRLKDFHQLLLCPPKKPAILTTLGVLEEPLGNARLHGSRLIAALLHANTPSINHELCRLGTMDLLLDLFFKYTWNNFLHFQVELSIAAILSHSVQEGKPSPGEPGSKEEAPSGSAAPEPAEPAERTQPPAGATENVMVTHLFQKCCLVQRILDAWEANDKIQAEGGRRRGNMGHLTRIANAVVHNMEKGPMQAQISDFIKELPEDCRGRWESFVEETLTETNRRNTVDLVSTHHLHSSSEDEDIESAFPNELTLQQAFSEYQIQQMTANFVDQFGFNDEEFADQDDNINAPFDRIAEINFNIDADDDSPNASLFEACCNERIQQFDDNEEEEDIWEEKDISYATQVKSRTRFGASQTSESSKSDLENGDHDGSVDSEEEEERPPPPSPHKGSTPEQKDSDSCQGAGWTAVFEPAGPTPPVAMDVGSSVWDSAAPQSSAPEEKGWAKFTDFQPFCCSESGPRCSSPVDTESGGTDGTPAQGQDKNSSTAASPCVWNACGTRKAPLVALDSSSSGSSESDDDDDDKAKAGTESTATAQEPSKDRAAPSSGSDGKAPETLPAADAPRARNSAATHTDGHQRVATAVTTATETATRDRSDEALPCAEATLNGPA; encoded by the exons ATGTTCTGGAAGTTTGATTTGAACACAACGTCACACGTGGACAAGCTGCTGGACAAGGAGGATGTGACCCTGGAGGAGCTGATGGACGAGGATGACGTCCTGCAGGAATGCAAGGCCCAGAACCGGCGGCTGCTGGActtcctgtgccagcagcactgcatgGAGCAGCTGgtcaccctcatcacccacgaGCCCCCCGTGGACATGGACGAGAAGGTCCGATTCAA GTATCCCAACACGGCCTGCGAGCTGCTGACCTCGGACGTGCCGCAGATCAACGACAAACTGGGTGGGGACGAGACCCTGCTCAACATCCTCTACGACTTCCTGGACCACGAGccccccctgaaccccctccTCGCCAGCTTCTTCAGCAAGACCATCGGGAACCTCATTGCACGGAAAACAGAACAG GTGATCTCATTTTtgaggaaaaaggacaagttccTGAGCCTGGTGCTAAAGCACATCGACACCTCTGCCATGATGGACCTGCTGCTGCGCCTCATCAGCTGCGTGGAGCCCACGGCGCTGCGCCAGGACGTGCTCAAC AGGCAATCCAACGCTTCCCAGACCCTGTGTGACATCATCAGGCTGAGCAGAGACCAGAGCACTCAGCTCCAGGATGTCCCGGAGCCAGATCCACTTCTCACAGCACTGGAATC gcaggAGTGCgtggagcagctcctcaggaacATGTTCGACGGGGAGCAGAGCGAGACCTGCATCGTCAACGGAACCCAGGTGCTCCTGACGCTGCTGGAAACGCGGCGCTCCGG AGTGGAAGGCCTGATGGACTCGTACACTCAGGGATTCGAGAGGTCTTACACTGTCAACAGCAGCATCTTACACGGCATCGAGCCCCGGCTCAAGGACttccaccagctgctgctgtgcccgcCCAAG aAACCGGCGATCCTGACCACGCTGGGGGTGCTGGAGGAGCCGCTGGGGAACGCGCGGCTGCACGGCTCGCGGCTGATCGCGGCGCTGCTGCACGCCAACACGCCCAGCATCAACCACGAGCTCTGCCGGCTCGGCACCATGGACTTGTTACTT gatttattttttaaatacacgTGGAATAACTTTTTGCATTTCCAAGTGGAGCTGTCCATAGCAGCCATCCTGTCCCACTCGGTGCAGGAGGGGAAGCCCAGCCCGGGGGAGCCGGGCAGCAAAGAGGAGGCTCCGAGCGGGAGCGCGGCCCCGGAGCCCGCGGAGCCCGCGGAGCGCACACAGCCCCCTGCCGGAGCCACCGAGAACGTCATGGTCACCCAC CTGTTCCAGAAGTGCTGCCTGGTGCAGAGGATATTGGACGCCTGGGAAGCCAATGACAAAATCCA GGCAGAGGGcggcaggaggagagggaacatGGGGCACCTGACCCGCATCGCCAACGCCGTGGTGCACAACATGGAGAAGGGGCCCATGCAGGCCCAGATCAGTGACTTCATCAAAG AGTTGCCTGAGGACTGCAGGGGCAGGTGGGAGAGTTTTGTGGAGGAGACGCTGACGGAGACAAACCGGAGAAACACGGTGGATTTG GTGAGCACCCACCACCTGCATTCCTCCAGCGAGGATGAGGACATTGAAAGTGCTTTTCCAAATGAGCTCACTCTCCAGCAG GCCTTCTCTGAGTACCAGATCCAGCAGATGACAGCCAATTTCGTGGATCAGTTTGGCTTCAATGACGAGGAGTTTGCAGACCAGGATGACAACATCAA cgCTCCCTTCGACCGCATCGCCGAGATCAACTTCAACATCGATGCCGACGACGACAGC CCCAATGCCTCCCTGTTCGAGGCCTGCTGCAACGAGCGCATCCAGCAGTTCGACGAcaacgaggaggaggaggatatctgggaggagaaggacaTCTCCTATGCCACCCAGGTCAAGTCCAGGACACG GTTTGGAGCCTCACAGACGTCAGAGAGCTCCAAGAGTGACCTGGAGAATGGGGACCACGACGGCAGCGTGgactcagaggaggaggaggagcggcCACCACCGCCCTCCCCACACAAGGgcagcaccccagagcagaaGGACTCAGACTCCTGCCAAG GGGCTGGCTGGACGGCCGTGTTCGAGCCCGCGGGCCCCACGCCGCCCGTGGCCATGGACGTGGGCTCCAGCGTGTGGGACTCGGCCGCCCCGCAGAGCAGCGCCCCGGAGGAGAAGGGCTGGGCCAAGTTCACAGACTTCCAGCCTTTCTGCTG ctccgAGTCCGGCCCTCGCTGCAGCTCCCCCGTGGACACCGAGAGTGGCGGCACCGACGGGACCCCGGCGCAGGGCCAGGACAAGAACT ccagcactgctgcctctcCCTGTGTGTGGAACGCGTGTGGGACACGGAAGGCACCGCTGGTGGCCTTGGACAGCAGCTCCTCGGGCAGCTCCGAGAGCGACGATGACGACGACGACAAGGCCAAGGCTGGCACGGAATCCACAGCCACGGCACAGGAGCCCAGCAAGGACAGGGCAGCTCcctccag TGGCTCTGACGGAAAGGCTCCGGAGACGCTTCCCGCGGCTGACGCCCCCCGTGCCCGGAACAGCGCGGCCACGCACACGGACGGGCACCAGAGAGTGGCCACTGCTGTCACAACTGCCACAGAAACGGCCACGAGAGACAG gagtgACGAGGCCTTGCCCTGCGCCGAAGCCACGTTGAACGGCCCCGCTTGA